Genomic DNA from Desulfurivibrio alkaliphilus AHT 2:
GGCATCTTTAACCGCCACCATGTCGGCCTTGAGCATCACCCCTACCCGCTCGTAGCGCAGGGATTTGAAGCGCTCCAGGCGACCGGCAACCTCATCCTCAGCCTGGTTGGTGGTGACCAGCACGGCAATGCCGGTGGGGTTTTCAAAGCGCTTTTCATGGCGGAACAGACAGGTCTCACCACCGATGGTGTAGACATGTTCGCCACCGCCCAGCTTGATGGTGCGAATCGGCGGGGCCGATGCTTCCCCGATCTGCTCCTTGACCTCGTCACTGACGTAGGGGCATTCACCGATTTCGGTCTGCCCGGCGGCCACCTTCATGGCAAAGGCCAGACAGGTGGGAATACCACATTCCCCGCAGTTTTTCTTGGGGAGCATCTTGAGAATCTGAATTCCCGTTAAAGCCATTGTCCGTTCCTCCTTGTTATACCACCGACTCCATTTCCAGGGCCGGGTGATTTACTTTTTTCAAGAACTCGAGAATCTCTTCCTCGGTGGTGCCTTCTTCCTCGGTGGCGATCTTGTCGTAAAAGCCGGGCAGGCCAGCCGCTTCGGCCCGCTCGATGAGCTTGTCCTTGATCTCCTCCTTGAGCATCTTGGGCAGCCAGACCAGCCGGGCCAGACCACCTTCGGCCAAAAAGAGCTTAGGGCTGGTCAGGTAATGCTTGGAAACCCCCATGAAACCGGGAGTCTGGGCGCCACCGCCGGCCATGCCGGCCAAGGTGGTGAACTTCATGCCGGAGGGAGTCATCCCCATGTAATCGCGGTTGACCACCATGATCCCGTTGCACTGGGGCAGCATGGCGGCGATGGCCTCGAAACAACCGCAGGCGGTCATGGGACTGTTCATCAAAGAATAGCAGGCCAGATCGGTTACCGCCCCCCGGGAGGCCTGATCGACAAACTCGTTGATCCCCTGGAAGATGCCCAGGGCGGGATCCAGGCACTCCCCTTTGGGAATGGGCTGGTTGGGGCCGGTGGGGTTGATCTGGTAACTGGCCTTGCCGTCCAGCCAGTTGTAGGCGCCGCACATCCCGATCCGTTCCGGGGTGATGATGCAGACGTGGCTGGGGGCAAAGGACTGGCACAGGGTGCAGGAGTAAAAGACCTCCTCGGTCTCGTCGGTCATGCTGCCCAGGCGCTCGTCCCGGCCTTCGTAAACGCTCTTGGCCAGTTCCATGACCTCATCCACCTTCTCTTGGGTGGTGTAGATCTTGACCTGGATCTTGTCGACGATGGCCCCGAACTCCTGGTGCAGCTTGCCATGGAGCACTTTGCCGATGTGAGAGAGGGAAAAACCCTTCTCCACCGCGGCCTTGCCGATGCGCAGCCACATGATATCCCGCTGGCCCATGTGCATCAGGCCCTGGATGTAGTTGATCAGGTGATGGAACTGGCGCTCTAAAATGGGCTCGTAGTCGGACTGCATCTCGCGGCCGGCCACTTCCACCAGGATGCCCAACGGCAGGTTCTGGCCCTGCTCGATTTCCTGGATATCCGGCCCTTCCACGGTGATCTTGCCGTCTTCCACCTCGTCCATTTCCTTGGAGACCAGCACCTCCACCCCGGTGGTCCGGCCGCCGCCGCATTCCATGAACAGGTCGTCCTTGCGGATCCGTTCACCCTCGAAGGCCGGGCCGAAGGACATGGGGATGTCGATCTTGGTGACACTGACCTTCAGGCCGCGCACCTCGATGGCTTTCTGGACGATCTCTTCATGGGGTACCTGGCTGACCACGTGCTCGTAGGTACAGATGCCGGTGGGCAGCACCTGGGGAATATCGTAGTCGGAGATGGTGGGGAAACCCCAGTTGATGGCGCCGGCGGCGTTGGCGTACCACTCGTCGGAAACCGGGCCGAAGGCCATGACAAAGGCAAAGGTCCGGTCCTTGTTGTAGATCAGGTTGCCCTTGTAGTCGCCGGGCTTGATGCCGCCGAAGGCCATGGCCACCCGGCAGGCAAAGCCGATGGCAAAGACCGCGGTGCTGTAGCTCTTGCCGAATGGTACCAGGCGGGTGTTCCAGCCGATCTGCACATCCTGCTTGACCAACTGCTCGGGCATGCTGATGCCGCCGGTCTGGTCATGCATGAAGATGTAGAGGTTTTTTTCCTGCAGCTCAAGGGCGATTTTACTGGCCATCTCGGGGTCGGCGGGCGAGCCCATGATGGCGGCAAACCCCGGGGCGGTGCCGTCGACGAACTCCACCCCGCGCTTACGGAAGATCACGTCGTCGGCCGCTCCCAGCCAGATGTTGTCGGCCAGGGGGTCTTCGGTCTTGGTGTAAAAGTTGGGCTCTTCCAGGTAACGCACCGCCTCGAACATCTCTTCGGCAAAGAAGGTGGCCATGCCGGCATCGAGCGCCGGGGCCAGGTAGGGCAGCCAAAGATTTTCGCTGACCTGCTCCGGCAGCAGCTTGCGGCATTCGGTGAAAATATCACCCATGTCGCCCAGCTTTTCCACCTTGGCTCCCAGCATACTGTAGATGATGGGCAGAAAGTAGGCGGTGTTGGGAAAGGCCACTTCCTGCTCAGGGCCGTATTTTTTGAGGGCCGCCTGGTAACGTTCCTCGGCCATGTCGACGATCTTGTGGGCGCCCCGGATGGCGGCGGAACAGATGATCTTGGACATTGATCTTCTCCTTAAGTTAGATAAACTCGCAAAAACCGGTCAAGCATGCTGGCCGGTAAATTATCCCATCAGGCCCTTGATCAGCGACTTGGTCAGGGCAATGGCCCTGGGATGCCGCATGATCAGGGTTTCACCGCCGGCCATGAGCATACAGGAGGCGGTGATGGCCTCCATCAGCACGCCGCGGTTCTCCGCATCACCCAGCATCTCATCGCTGGGCAGGCGGCACTCCTTGGCCTTCCAGACCTCACGGCCCAGGTTGCAGATAAAGGGCAGCTGCAGTTTTTCATCTTTCTGGGTCAGGGCGGCCAGGCGGATCCGCTCCATTACCGAGTAGGTGTATTCAATGCCGTAGCCCAGAGCGCCGATGGAGGGATCGATGAGCACACTGTTCAGCGATACCCCGAG
This window encodes:
- the acsB gene encoding acetyl-CoA decarbonylase/synthase complex subunit alpha/beta, whose product is MSKIICSAAIRGAHKIVDMAEERYQAALKKYGPEQEVAFPNTAYFLPIIYSMLGAKVEKLGDMGDIFTECRKLLPEQVSENLWLPYLAPALDAGMATFFAEEMFEAVRYLEEPNFYTKTEDPLADNIWLGAADDVIFRKRGVEFVDGTAPGFAAIMGSPADPEMASKIALELQEKNLYIFMHDQTGGISMPEQLVKQDVQIGWNTRLVPFGKSYSTAVFAIGFACRVAMAFGGIKPGDYKGNLIYNKDRTFAFVMAFGPVSDEWYANAAGAINWGFPTISDYDIPQVLPTGICTYEHVVSQVPHEEIVQKAIEVRGLKVSVTKIDIPMSFGPAFEGERIRKDDLFMECGGGRTTGVEVLVSKEMDEVEDGKITVEGPDIQEIEQGQNLPLGILVEVAGREMQSDYEPILERQFHHLINYIQGLMHMGQRDIMWLRIGKAAVEKGFSLSHIGKVLHGKLHQEFGAIVDKIQVKIYTTQEKVDEVMELAKSVYEGRDERLGSMTDETEEVFYSCTLCQSFAPSHVCIITPERIGMCGAYNWLDGKASYQINPTGPNQPIPKGECLDPALGIFQGINEFVDQASRGAVTDLACYSLMNSPMTACGCFEAIAAMLPQCNGIMVVNRDYMGMTPSGMKFTTLAGMAGGGAQTPGFMGVSKHYLTSPKLFLAEGGLARLVWLPKMLKEEIKDKLIERAEAAGLPGFYDKIATEEEGTTEEEILEFLKKVNHPALEMESVV